GCCTGAGTAGTCTTCTCACTCAATGCCCAGACACTCAAATTATTCAGCGTTTTCAGCTTGCTGCTTTTTTTCCACCAGTCATCCACTTGACTGCCATAAGCGACCACTGCCACTTGCTGGCAACGACTACTGGCTTTTTTCACTTTATCTTCGGCAGGGCAACCGACTTCAATCCATTTTTCCAACTGGCCAGTCAGGTCTTTTTGCCACAAGGCCGGTTCATCGGTTTCAAACAAATCTTTGGTAAATTCTAGACGTTCATCGGCAAAACGAGCATAAGCCAGGATTCTCACCATCAAACGTTCAATGGTCTCCGAAGGGTGCAATGCCAGGGTCAGTTGATAATCCGCATAAATATGCTGATCCATATCAGCAATATTCAGATCCGCTTTATAAATGGTTGCTTTGAGCGCCATGACAGATGTTTACCTAAGCATTAAAAATGGCGCTCAGCATAACAAAAGCCCGATCAGAACGCAGCAGCAATTCCGCATGTTTACTGCCACAAAAGCTTGTCGGTTCAAATCACTTGACATTTAACTGCAAGGCGAGCAGTTGCTGCTCGAAATTCTGCCAGTCACGCTCATCCGGCACGATCACCTCGATACGGTTATCAATTCCTTCATCGCCGGACTTGTAATTAAACTGGGCCGGATTGAAATTGAAGTACATCCAGCCCTGGTTGGTATTGAAGATCGCCTTGATGCGCAGCCAGTCTTTCTGATGACAGAGCAAATCGAGTAAAGGTAAAAAATCAAATTGCCAGTTTTTCGGCAGTTTCCAGCCCGCTACACTATAACCCTGAGCAGTCTCCACATAGTGATAAGGCAACTGCTTGATTTCGACCTTTTGCTCTGCCGTATTTGAACTTGCTCGTTGCAGTTTCAACAGAGGTTGCACCTTGCGCTGCGTTCCGACATACGGCAGATCGATCTCAGCCAAATCCAGCTGGCCATGTGCACTGCTCAGCCAGCGCTGAGCATAAGCTTGATATTCCTGTTTTAATTCATCCAGTGCCTGATCATCAGCAAACGTCATTTGATCCTGATGGGAAACCACCACAATTTGCGCGGCTTTCAGCTGATCTGCATACAGGTTGTGTTTGACCCAATCATGATCATGCAGGCGTGATCCATCCACCACTGTCACCAAAGCCCGTATGGCCAAGGTTTGCTGCCAGTGAGGTTCGGTCAGCTGTTCCAGCAATTGTGCAGGATGCCCCAATCCGGTCGGCTCGATAAACAGGCGGGTGGGTTTACTTTCAGCCAGCAAGCGTGACAAAGCAATTTGCATCGGTAGCTGACTGCTACAACACAAGCAACCGCCCAGTAATTCTTTCACGGCATAGCCTTGATCCTGTGGCAAAAGCTGCTGATCCACCCCGATCTGGCCAAATTCATTCATTAAAATGGCCCAGGTTTCACCCTCTGGTTTTTGGCTGAGCAGATGCTGCAGTACAGTCGTCTTCCCTGCCCCTAAAAAACCCGAAATAATATGTGTTGGAATGGCGTTGTTTGCACTGACAAGTTTCAAGAAAATCCCCACATGTTGAGTTTATTTTTGCTCACCGGTGTTCTACGGCTTCGACCTGATGTTGCAAAAAACACAGCGTTTTGCCGTATTCTTCCTGAGATGAACATTCGCAGATCACCTTTCATTACCGTAGCGTTGATCATACGTGAAAATCCGGAGGACACAGCTGAAAAATTCTAAAATCATCTGTTCAGAAGTTTCATCTTTCTTCCCCCCATCTCACAGCATCCCTATGATAGAAATGAACAATCATAGAATCTCTCCAAATGATGACATAAATAAAAATTAATCATTAATATTCATAAATTTATATCAATAAAACCACCCTGAAGTGTTTTTTTTCTTGCTTGTTATCCACTATGGCATAGCTTGTCTAAGACCCTCTCTTCAACCTTAATAGGCGGGTGAAAGATGAATAAAGGGATCTTTGCTGTGAGTTCAAATCAAGTTAATTACACAACTGAAGTCGCCATTCTGGGTGCAGGTCCAGTCGGTTTAACCATTGCCAACTACCTGAGTAAACAGAGTGTAGAAGTTACCGTCATTGAACAATTGGATGACCTGATTGACTATCCTCGTGCGATCGGGATTGATGACGAAGCCTTGCGTACCATTCAGTCGCTCGGTTTGATTGAGCAGGTTTTGCCCCATACGACACCAAACCATGCGATGCGTTTCCTGACCCCGAAAGGTCGCTGTTTTGCGGATATCCAGCCGATGACCCGTGAATTTGGCTGGTCGCGTCGTAATGCCTTTATTCAGCCGCAGGTTGACCGTGTTTTGTTGAATGGCCTGGCACAGTATCCAAAAACACAGGTTCTATTTTCACGTCATGTCAGTGAATTCCAGCAGGACCACGAAGGTGTCACCTTAAAGCTCCAGAATAAAGACCAGCAGCAAGAAGCGGTACGGGCCAAATATCTGATCGCCTGTGATGGTGGTAACTCATATATTCGTCGTACTTTAAATATTGGTTTTGAAGGTAAAACTGCACCAAACCAGTGGATCGTGATTGATGTCGCCAATGACCCATTAGCGACCCCACACATTTACCTGTGCTGTGACCCGGTACGTCCTTATGTGTCTGCCGCATTGCCTCATGCTATCCGCCGTTTCGAATTTATGGTCATGCCTGGCGAGACTCAGGAAGAACTCAGCAAACCGGAAAATATCAGCAAGTTACTCTCCAAGGTCTTGCCAAATACCCATAATATTGAAGTGATCCGTCAACGTGTCTATACCCACAATGCACGTATTGCAGACAAGTTCCGTGTCGACCGCATTTTGCTGGCCGGTGATGCAGCACACATCATGCCGGTATGGCAAGGTCAAGGCTATAACAGCGGTATGCGTGATGCTTTCAACTTGGCTTGGAAAGTCGCCCTAGTCGTCAAAGGTGTTGCAACGCCAGATCTATTAGACTCCTATCAGGTGGAGCGTAAAGATCATGCCAAAGCGATGATTGATCTTTCAGTGATGGCCGGTCATGTCTTGGCTCCACCGAAGAAATGGCAAGGTTTTGTGCGTGACGGCGTTTCCTATGTCTTAAATTACATTCAGCCGATTAAACGCTATCTACTCGAAATGCGTTTCAAACCGATGCCTAAATACCATGACGGTGCCTTGGTTGCAGATACAGCCAACAAAAACTCACCGGTCGGTAAGATGTTTATCCAGCCTCAAGTCAAGCTGGAATCAGGTGAAACCGTACTGCTCGATGAAGTCATCGGCAATGATTTTGCAGTCATCGCCTGGGGTGTCAATCCAAAATGGGGCATCAGCCCAAGCACCATGCAAAAATGGCAGAAACTGGGTGTAAAATTTATTCAGGTTCTACCGGCAGTACAGTTAGACAATACGCAACGTGAGAAAATTGAGGGTGTTATCACCATTGGCGATATCGGAACCGAAATCCGCAGCTGGTTTGGTCAAACCAACCAGTCGATTGTAATTCTCCGTCCAGACCGTTTTGTCGCGGCACTGGCCATTCCTCAGACGCTGGATCACACCAGCCAGCAACTGTTTGCCAAGTTGCATCTTAAATAAGTCCCTGTTGACGACGTTAAACCACTCTACGGAGTGGTTTTTTTATTGGCCGTCAAAAATAAACCCCACATGTGTGGGGTCTAGTCAATGCATTCTCATCAGGAGGCAAAAAAGTCGACATGAAACTGTTCTTTCAAGATTTTCAGAATCAGCTCAATCGCTTTATGTTTTTTTCCAGCACGATAACTGGCGTACAGACCAATCATTGGTAACGGTTCAATAGTATTTTTCACCACGATTTTATCACCAAGCAAAGGAATCACGTAGGCAGGCACCAGACTCCATCCAACCCCCATCCCCACCAGATTGACATTTAATAAAATGTTGGTGGAATGCTGTACCACATTCACCTTGATTTTTTCCTGTTGAAGAAATGCCTGAATGACCTTGTACAATTGTGGCGATGACTTCTCATCACTGATAATAAAATCCTGCTGATTAAAACTCTTGATACTGACATGACGCTGAGCAGCGAATGGCGAAGCCTTCGGCATAATCAGGGTTAAAGGTTCACGGAAAATCAGCACGTGTTCCAGCTCATCGCAATCATCCACATAGCGGGTGAAGGCAATATCAATTTCACCCCGTTTCAGTGCCTGTAACTGCTCAGCATCAGTCAAGCTATGGAAATCAATCTTCAGCTCCGGAAAATGGGCACGGATATTTGGCATGATGTAGGGGAAAATTTTCATCTCGGCCACAGGTACAAAGCCGATATGCAATTGCTCTTTCTGCTGACTTTCCACCTGACGTGCGGCCTGAACGGCTTTTTCTGCATGTTCCAGACTCAGCAGCGCTTCTTTTAAAAAGGCTTCGCCTGCTTCAGTCAATTCAACCTTGCGATTGGAACGCAGTAGCAGCTGCACCCCCACTTCATGCTCCAGATCCTTGATTTGCTGACTCAAAGAAGGCTGCACCGTATACATTTTCTGTGCCGCCCGGGTAAAGTTCAGTGTTTCGGCCACCGCAACAAAATAGCGTAAATGTCGTAATTCCATCTTCTCCCACTCCCTTTTAGGCTTTTGCTAAACGGCTGGCCACCGTCGCTTTGTATAACAGCACGGTAAGAAGTACCAGCACTGCACATAAGGCATAGGTACTTTCAAAACCAAAACGTGCGATCACCAGTCCCAACACGACCGATCCCACCGCCATCCCGAGATCAAACAAGGTGAAAAAGGTGGAAATAGCATGTCCCATCCGTTCTTTCGGCACCGCCTGAATCGCCAGGGTTTGAAAACATGGAAATAATGAACCATATCCAATCCCGATAAACACTGCAGATAACCATAGAATCCATTGATTGCTCATCATGCTCACGGTGAATAGGCCCAAGGCAAAAAACAGGAATGACGGGTAAATCACGGCACTCGGACCTTTGCGGTCATAAATTTTGCCAATCCAGGGACGAACCACAATCATCGAGATCGCAAACACAATAAAGAACAGACTGGTATAGGCCAACAAATGCTTGCTTTCACTATAGGCCGTAATAAAGCTCATAATGCTGGAATAGGCAAAAGAAGTCACCAAGGCCACAAAACCGATCGGTACGGCACGCGTTTCAATAATGTGGTGCCAACTAAATTTAGGGCGGACTTCATCTTGCGACAAAATTACAGGTTGGACATGTTCTTGGACTGGAATCATCAGACAAAAAATAAAACTTAACGCGATAATTCCGGTCAGCACGGCAAATAAGGTCGTAAAATTACTGTATTGCACCACGGTCAAGGCAATTAACGGCCCGAATACCACTGCCAGATTGGTGGACATCACATAATAGCCCATGCCCTCACCTTTACGCTGTTCTGGAATAAACTCGTTGGCAATCGGCACCGTGACCGTCGTTAACACACTGAACCAGATGCCATGTACAAAGCGGATGGCCAGTAGCGCCAACATGCTGTCAACAAACAGATAGCCCAAAGCCAACAACATAAACATTGCGGATGAAGCCAAGAAGGCTTTTTTCTTACCGACTTTTTCAATGATCAACCCTGAAAAAGGACGAATGGCAATGGAAGAAACCAGAAACAGAGTCAGTGCCAATCCGGCCTGACTCACCGTACCCCCCAATGCTTTCATAATGTAAATCGGCAAGATGGTTAACAAGGCATAGTAATAAATAAACAGGAACAGGTTTGTCGCCACACATAATAAAAATGAGCGGTTCCACAACTTTTCAGCAGTCGCAGTGGACATGGGA
This portion of the Acinetobacter sp. GSS19 genome encodes:
- a CDS encoding YaeQ family protein — translated: MALKATIYKADLNIADMDQHIYADYQLTLALHPSETIERLMVRILAYARFADERLEFTKDLFETDEPALWQKDLTGQLEKWIEVGCPAEDKVKKASSRCQQVAVVAYGSQVDDWWKKSSKLKTLNNLSVWALSEKTTQALTDLCERTMQLQLNILDGEWTLLSDQGQVTVEWTQLK
- a CDS encoding CobW family GTP-binding protein, whose protein sequence is MKLVSANNAIPTHIISGFLGAGKTTVLQHLLSQKPEGETWAILMNEFGQIGVDQQLLPQDQGYAVKELLGGCLCCSSQLPMQIALSRLLAESKPTRLFIEPTGLGHPAQLLEQLTEPHWQQTLAIRALVTVVDGSRLHDHDWVKHNLYADQLKAAQIVVVSHQDQMTFADDQALDELKQEYQAYAQRWLSSAHGQLDLAEIDLPYVGTQRKVQPLLKLQRASSNTAEQKVEIKQLPYHYVETAQGYSVAGWKLPKNWQFDFLPLLDLLCHQKDWLRIKAIFNTNQGWMYFNFNPAQFNYKSGDEGIDNRIEVIVPDERDWQNFEQQLLALQLNVK
- a CDS encoding bifunctional 3-(3-hydroxy-phenyl)propionate/3-hydroxycinnamic acid hydroxylase — encoded protein: MNKGIFAVSSNQVNYTTEVAILGAGPVGLTIANYLSKQSVEVTVIEQLDDLIDYPRAIGIDDEALRTIQSLGLIEQVLPHTTPNHAMRFLTPKGRCFADIQPMTREFGWSRRNAFIQPQVDRVLLNGLAQYPKTQVLFSRHVSEFQQDHEGVTLKLQNKDQQQEAVRAKYLIACDGGNSYIRRTLNIGFEGKTAPNQWIVIDVANDPLATPHIYLCCDPVRPYVSAALPHAIRRFEFMVMPGETQEELSKPENISKLLSKVLPNTHNIEVIRQRVYTHNARIADKFRVDRILLAGDAAHIMPVWQGQGYNSGMRDAFNLAWKVALVVKGVATPDLLDSYQVERKDHAKAMIDLSVMAGHVLAPPKKWQGFVRDGVSYVLNYIQPIKRYLLEMRFKPMPKYHDGALVADTANKNSPVGKMFIQPQVKLESGETVLLDEVIGNDFAVIAWGVNPKWGISPSTMQKWQKLGVKFIQVLPAVQLDNTQREKIEGVITIGDIGTEIRSWFGQTNQSIVILRPDRFVAALAIPQTLDHTSQQLFAKLHLK
- a CDS encoding LysR substrate-binding domain-containing protein; translation: MELRHLRYFVAVAETLNFTRAAQKMYTVQPSLSQQIKDLEHEVGVQLLLRSNRKVELTEAGEAFLKEALLSLEHAEKAVQAARQVESQQKEQLHIGFVPVAEMKIFPYIMPNIRAHFPELKIDFHSLTDAEQLQALKRGEIDIAFTRYVDDCDELEHVLIFREPLTLIMPKASPFAAQRHVSIKSFNQQDFIISDEKSSPQLYKVIQAFLQQEKIKVNVVQHSTNILLNVNLVGMGVGWSLVPAYVIPLLGDKIVVKNTIEPLPMIGLYASYRAGKKHKAIELILKILKEQFHVDFFAS
- a CDS encoding MFS transporter — translated: MSTATAEKLWNRSFLLCVATNLFLFIYYYALLTILPIYIMKALGGTVSQAGLALTLFLVSSIAIRPFSGLIIEKVGKKKAFLASSAMFMLLALGYLFVDSMLALLAIRFVHGIWFSVLTTVTVPIANEFIPEQRKGEGMGYYVMSTNLAVVFGPLIALTVVQYSNFTTLFAVLTGIIALSFIFCLMIPVQEHVQPVILSQDEVRPKFSWHHIIETRAVPIGFVALVTSFAYSSIMSFITAYSESKHLLAYTSLFFIVFAISMIVVRPWIGKIYDRKGPSAVIYPSFLFFALGLFTVSMMSNQWILWLSAVFIGIGYGSLFPCFQTLAIQAVPKERMGHAISTFFTLFDLGMAVGSVVLGLVIARFGFESTYALCAVLVLLTVLLYKATVASRLAKA